One part of the Rutidosis leptorrhynchoides isolate AG116_Rl617_1_P2 chromosome 1, CSIRO_AGI_Rlap_v1, whole genome shotgun sequence genome encodes these proteins:
- the LOC139898414 gene encoding uncharacterized protein — protein sequence MTAPRTVKEVQILTGKLAALTLFLSKAAERQLPFYKTLKEVSGRLALWAVELGSYQISYLPRSAVKGQVMADYLVEMSGELEVINDRTALKPVLGETWVLFTDGYEAILAGVNITRKMDITKLRAFTDSQLVANQFNGSFDAHDSSMQKYLQLLRELTGRFKHFELSQVPRSQNKKANALSKLATLRFSHFQKQVWVEELPSKSIDNDLMVASVEEEQPNWMEPILQYICNDTLPSDSRKARLVRERAPMYIIQNDILYRKSYCGPMMRCVGPIEAEMIV from the exons ATGACCGCGCCAAGAACGGTTAAAGAGGTGCAAATTTTGACGGGAAAACTCGCCGCGTTAACGCTTTTTTTGTCAAAAGCTGCTGAAAGGCAGTTGCCGTTTTACAAAACTCTAAAAG aggtatctggtagactcgcattgTGGGCAGTAGAGTTAGGTtcttatcaaatatcttaccttccgcgtagtGCTGTAAAAGGTCAGGTTATGGCGGATTACCTCGTTGAAATGTCTGGAGAGTTGGAGGTGATCAATGACCGAACCGCGTTAAAACCTGTACTTGGTGAAACTTGGGTTTTGTTTACTGACG GGTATGAAGCAATACTTGCTGGTGTAAATATTACGCGAAAAATGGATATTACTAAGTTACGAGCATTTACAGATTCGCAGTTAGTAGCAAATCAGTTTAATGGTTCTTTTGATGCACATGATTCTTCTATGCAGAAATACTTGCAATTGTTACGAGAATTGACAGGGCGGTTTAAACATTTTGAACTTTCGCAAGTGCCAAGAAGTCAAAATAAGAAGGCGAACGCTTTGAGTAAGTTGGCCACTCTGAGGTTttcgcattttcaaaaacaagtgTGGGTTGAGGAATTGCCAAGCAAGTCAATAGATAATGACTTAATGGTTGCATCTGTTGAAGAGGAACAGCCAAATTGGATGGAGCCAATCCTGCAGTATATCTGCAATGATACTTTGCCAAGTGATAGCCGCAAAGCTCGTTTAGTAAGAGAGCGGGCACCAAtgtatatcattcaaaatgatattCTATACCGCAAATCGTACTGCGGGCCAATGATGCGATGTGTTGGACCAATTGAAGCAGAAATGATAGTATAA